The genomic stretch GCGTTCCACACCGATCTTTTCCACATGGTCATCGGTATCGCGCAAACCGGCAGTATCGACAACGTGCAGCGGCATGCCGTCGATGTGGATATGTTCGCGCAAGATATCCCGCGTGGTGCCGGCGATGTCCGTGACGATGGCTGCTTCCCGTCCGGCCAGCTGGTTCAGCAAACTTGATTTACCGGCATTCGGCCGACCGGCAATGACTACCGTCATGCCGTCGCGCAGCAAGGCGCCCTGCCCGGCCTCGCGCTGCACAGTGGATAACTCGCTGCGCACAGCATCAAGCATCGACAGCACGTGGCCATCGGCAAGGAAGTCGATCTCTTCCTCAGGAAAATCGATCGCCGCCTCGACGTAAATACGCAGGGCAATCAACGCCTCGGTAAGGCTGTGCACACGCTTGGAGAATTCCCCTTGCAGCGAGCGCAAGGCGTTTCGCGCTGCCTGGCTGGAACTGGCCTCGATCAGATCGGCGATGGCTTCGGCCTGAGCCAGGTCGAGCTTGTCGTTGAGGAAGGCGCGCTCGCTGAATTCGCCCGGACGGGCCAGACGACAGCCGACTTGTACACAGCGCTGCAGCAGCATGTCCAGAACCACCGGGCCACCGTGCCCCTGCAGTTCCAGCACGTCCTCGCCAGTGAATGAATTAGGCCCGGGAAAGAACAGCGCAATCCCTTCGTCCAGCACCAGCCCCTCATCGTCGCGGAACGGGCCGTAATGGGCATGCCGCGGGGTCAGGGTGCGGCCGGTGATCAATTGGCCGGCCTTGGCAGCCAGAGGACCGGACAACCTGACAATACCCACACCACCACGGCCCTGAGCCGTGGCGATGGCGGCGATGGTTTCACGCACAATGTTCATGCTCGAAAGCCTCTACGACAAAACGACAGATAGCAAAAACGCCCCACTAGGGGGCGTTTTTTATTCACAGGCTAGCGTATTAGCCCGTCAAGCAGCAGCTTTTTTGGTAGCTGCTTCGATACGGCGAGTGATGTACCACTGCTGCGAAATCGACAGGCAGTTGTTCACAACCCAGTACAGCACCAGACCGGCAGGGAACCACAGGAAGAAGAAGGTGAAGATGATCGGCATCATTTTCATCACCTTGGCCTGCATCGGATCCGGCGGTGTAGGGTTCAGGCGCTGCTGGATGAACATGGTGGCGCCCATGATGATCGGCAGGATGAAGAACGGATCCTTGATCGACAGGTCGGTAATCCACAGGATCCATGGGGCCTGGCGCATTTCCACGCTTTCCAGCAATACCCAGTACAGGGCCAGGAATACCGGCATCTGCACCAGGATCGGCAGGCAGCCGCCCAGTGGGTTGATCTTCTCTTTCTTGTAAAGCTCCATCATCGCCTGGGACATCTTCTGGCGATCGTCACCGAAGCGTTCCTTGAGTGCGGCGAGCTTAGGTGCAACGGCACGCATACGCGCCATGGAGCGGTAGCTGGCAGCCGACAGCGGGAAGAACAGGCCTTTGATCAACATGGTCAGCACGATGATCGACCAGCCCCAGTTACCCAGCAGGCTGTGGATATGTTGCAGCAGCCAGAAGATCGGCTGGGCGATAAACCACAGGAAGCCGTAG from Pseudomonas putida encodes the following:
- the mnmE gene encoding tRNA uridine-5-carboxymethylaminomethyl(34) synthesis GTPase MnmE, which gives rise to MNIVRETIAAIATAQGRGGVGIVRLSGPLAAKAGQLITGRTLTPRHAHYGPFRDDEGLVLDEGIALFFPGPNSFTGEDVLELQGHGGPVVLDMLLQRCVQVGCRLARPGEFSERAFLNDKLDLAQAEAIADLIEASSSQAARNALRSLQGEFSKRVHSLTEALIALRIYVEAAIDFPEEEIDFLADGHVLSMLDAVRSELSTVQREAGQGALLRDGMTVVIAGRPNAGKSSLLNQLAGREAAIVTDIAGTTRDILREHIHIDGMPLHVVDTAGLRDTDDHVEKIGVERALKAIGEADRVLLVVDSTAPEASDPFALWPEFLDQRPDPAKVTLIRNKADLSGEQVALEQCDDGHVTITLSAKGDDTGLQLLRDHLKGCMGYEQTAESGFSARRRHLDALRQASEHLEHGHAQLTLAGAGELLAEDLRQAQHALGEITGAFSSDDLLGRIFSSFCIGK